The DNA sequence ATATTGGCCGGTTTGAATAGTGTACGGTTCTTGATAGAAACGCTTTTGTTCAGATAGTACTTTAAAGGGATCTGTGATTATCAAATTCTTGATTCTTAATTTTAACAtggttttttttctaatttgagAAAATATTTGGTACTTTTTTTACCTTGTTCATGCCAGCGCGCCTGTTCGCGAATCATGAATTATTCCATATAATTTTTCTTCCTTAAAAGTTCTAACTTATCTTTTACAGTGTTAAGGGTATCATCAAGTAGTGCAGAGTTTGAAGCCAATGAGCAAAAATCAGATTGGAAACCTACCTGAGTTTTGGATTAGTTGGGAATAGCCTGAGATTTTTAAGCCTGTACTCTATCTATCGTTGGAACTATACTGGGCATTCATGGAGTGAAGACGTGTCTTGCGGAGCTCCGCAATGGAAGAGGTTTTTTCTGATTATCATTCCACCAGCGCTTTATTTTTGTAGTGATGCTATATGTCAGAGAAACGCCTTCGGTCAGGGAAAAGATTGGTGCCTTCACAGATCTTTGAACAAGACAATAAGCAGAAAAGCGACACGAAGAAGTTACCGAACGTCGAGGAATCGATGATGTCGGACGCGGTGTTGGAAGAACTAAAACTAATGAGAAGTGACCTTACAAGCCAAATTAAGAAATTGAGTGACGACGCTAAGCTTTTTCAACGCAATACGAACGAAAGACTACAAAAAGTTGAGAGCGTTATATCTAAACTAGAAGAAATAGACGGactgaaattcaaacaacagGAGCTCGAAGCGGGTTTTGACAGCTTGAAGACTTCTCTCAACTCAATGATTACCAACACAGAAGAGATAGATAACCTTCGACGAAATAATGACGACCTTCGGAAAAAGGTAGAACATTTAGAGAGATACTCTAGAGATTTTAATATACGTATTTCAGGTGTACGTGAAGAGGATGGCGAAGAGACTAGACTACACGTCTTGGCTTCGAACATTCAGAGGCTGAAGTTGAGAACGCGCACCGTACAGGGAAAAAGCAGTGTGAGAAGCCTAGACATATCATTGCCAAGCTTGATAGCAGGGCATTTAAAAGGAAACTACTTCAAGGTGCAAAAAGTGCAGATAAGAAGACAGAGCTCAATGAGGTGAGGTTTGCCGAAGATTTCACACCTAGCGACTTCAATTCgaaacttggaaaaaagcTCTTCGACTTATGCGAAAGGCTTTTGAAGAAGGGAAGAGAGTTCGTTTCACAAAAGGAAATCTTTTTGTGGGCGGAAGGGCAGTCTCGATCATGTAGaaatttataaatttaaatattgCGTTGTAAATGATTGctaaattgtttgtttgtttgttttttctttccttacaCTGTGTAGCACAGCAAAGGCAAGCGTTCATGTCCATCGCGCGATGATTTCATGTGTGTCCAACTTGCTTGTGCAAAGCTGCACAAGCGCGAAATTTGTGACTATCTCTTTTAcagtaaatttctttttttactcttTATTCTTAACGGTAATTTCCAGACatcatattatttttatatctCAAAGTTGTCGCTTTATGGCTTTACTTGTTTGTGATGTACAATGAACATTAAATCGAAGAGAACTTGATTACGTAATtggtttggtttggttttgctCTGATTTAGATAAGATACGTTTCCGTTCTGTTTCATTTACCGAGTTTAAGCCCCTATCCTCATGTACTATTGTTCACAGTTTTAACCATTATGTAACCAGGGGtcaatttaataaagaaattacACATGTAGTTTTTACATGCGTAATTTACACATGTAAAGTCCGACTTGTAAATACAAGGATTCAGCAAAGGAATATTCCACGCTGGAATTTACACGTGTATCCCGAGACAGGATACAAGTGTAAATTGTAACTGTTGCCTTACAAGTGTAAAGTCCGCTTGAATGCACGTGTATTTTTTACATATGCAAAATATCTCTGCTGTTATTTCAATATATGCGGCTTTGCTTCCTTTCTTCTCAGTTACATTCTTGAGAAAATTGTTGAGCATGTTATCCAAACAACAAAAGTTGTTATTAGCCCAGCTTGTAAGGGACGACAAAATGATAGTATTGGCGGCATTTTCGTCGAAAGTGACGAAGAAGGCAAAACAAGAGGCGTGGAAAACGATTCGCACTCAATTAAACGGCGTTGGGGCGAACATAGACGGCGCCAAAACCCTCAGAGACGTTCTGTGGGCCAACATTCGCCTCTCTACACTTGAAAAAGTTACCGAATCAAAGAAGACCGGTTCAGGGGGACGTGGAGAGCTCACTGAGCTACACGAGCCTGTCCTCGATATTTTAGGGCGTGAGAGTGCAAACATTGAGCCAGTGAAGGTGGAAGATTCCGACATTGTATTTGGAGAAAAGATAATTGTCACAACAACTCCTAGCGCTGaaggtaaaataattataatccTATGTAAATGATCCAACCCTCTTAAACGTGCAACCGTTCTAGCCCAGGGTGGCTCTtgctcaaaacaaaaaccaacttCAAAAGGGGGAAGAGCGCTATCGTATGTTGAAAACCTAGAATACCAATTTCATATACCAACTCAGGTCCTAAAGCCGTATAGCGAAACAGGAACCTCATGTTAGACCAAGAAACCCAAAACCCCACCTTGTGGCTCCAACCCATTCCCAATACAGGCGAACCAGAGCGACTGCTAGCCCAACAGATAATAAAGTTATCGTTGTGGTCAATAATTCCTTGAACTAGGTGGCATTGGAAGTTATACCGCCGAAACTGGAAATGGTGAAAAAGTAGAAGTACGTCGACATAACCTTGCCGGCTCACTACAAATGCCACCCAAGCAGGCGGTCGTGGAAGCACCAACGCCAACAAAAATCAGACGAGAGGCTCTGCCATCAGCTAGAAAGAGAGACGCTCCCAAAGCTAAAGGGAAATCATCGAGTGCAACAGAAGACAACGTATTGCgcctaaaaaagaaaaagctccaaCTAGAAAACATTAAGCTGAGATTGGAGATGAAAAGGCTTAGAAAGGatcttgaaaaataattttatgaaacgggcgtcaaaaatgtcatttaacaTGTCGATATCTTTTGGACATTTGCCGAACTGATTACGTTCTTATGCATTTAATAATTGGAATACTTTAAATTGTAGGTTTTCGCTCTTAGTTTATAAGACAATACCATGGTTACCGAATAAACTTGTACAATCATTACCTACACTTCCTTTTTCCTTTGTGTAATATACATGTAATCAATATAATCATTGAATA is a window from the Acropora palmata chromosome 1, jaAcrPala1.3, whole genome shotgun sequence genome containing:
- the LOC141889585 gene encoding uncharacterized protein LOC141889585, which gives rise to MSEKRLRSGKRLVPSQIFEQDNKQKSDTKKLPNVEESMMSDAVLEELKLMRSDLTSQIKKLSDDAKLFQRNTNERLQKVESVISKLEEIDGLKFKQQELEAGFDSLKTSLNSMITNTEEIDNLRRNNDDLRKKVEHLERYSRDFNIRISGVREEDGEETRLHVLASNIQRLKLRTRTVQGKSSVRSLDISLPSLIAGHLKGNYFKVQKVQIRRQSSMR